Proteins encoded in a region of the Mycoplasma feriruminatoris genome:
- the metG gene encoding methionine--tRNA ligase, which yields MSKKFYITTPIYYPSGNLHLGHAYTTTLADILNRYKKEQGYETFFLTGSDEHGQKIENKAKEANLTPLQYLEPKVQAFKDLWTKLNINYDKFIRTTDDYHEKAVQKIFTILLEKGYIYKGQYEGIYCVSCEEFLTSEQIDENGLCKISNTKPQLVNEDTYFLKVSQFQHFIEDVLKSEFLIPDYRRNEMLKNFVEPGLKDLSVTRVSFKWGIPITQDEKHVIYVWLDALSNYITALGYLQEDDLLFKKFWQNDDCEILQLAGKEIIRFHSIYWPVMLEALGLKQPTHLLGHGWILNKNTKMSKSLGNVVDPIKIIELYSSDALRFYIANDLPTEKDGNFSVELFIESFNAHLANNVGNLISRTNNMITKYFDGIIDLNNVKYDQELIDLGIKTIDNYVFNMDQYKISEAIKNVLELSNACNKYIEVKAPWNLEKENKIDELKTVLATLQRNIAIISYLLKPVLVDSYSDMIEQCGLENIEINFSNLKTFLGIKFNKLGNKKVIFNRIKE from the coding sequence CACACCAATATACTATCCTAGCGGAAATTTACATCTAGGCCATGCTTATACAACAACACTAGCTGATATTTTAAACAGATATAAAAAAGAACAAGGATATGAAACTTTCTTTTTAACAGGTAGTGATGAACACGGACAAAAAATTGAAAACAAAGCTAAAGAAGCTAACCTAACACCTTTACAATATCTAGAACCAAAAGTACAAGCCTTTAAAGATCTATGAACTAAACTAAATATTAATTATGATAAATTTATTAGAACTACAGATGATTATCATGAAAAAGCAGTTCAAAAAATCTTTACTATTTTACTTGAAAAAGGTTATATTTACAAAGGTCAATACGAAGGTATTTATTGTGTTAGTTGTGAAGAATTTTTAACAAGTGAACAAATTGATGAAAATGGATTATGTAAAATTTCAAACACTAAACCTCAATTAGTTAACGAAGACACTTACTTTTTAAAAGTTAGTCAATTTCAACATTTCATTGAAGATGTTTTAAAATCTGAATTTTTAATTCCTGATTATAGAAGAAATGAGATGTTAAAAAATTTCGTTGAACCTGGGTTAAAAGATCTTTCAGTAACTAGAGTAAGTTTTAAATGAGGAATTCCAATTACTCAAGATGAAAAACATGTTATTTATGTGTGATTAGATGCTTTAAGTAACTATATAACAGCTTTAGGTTATCTACAAGAAGATGATTTGTTATTTAAAAAATTCTGACAAAATGATGATTGTGAAATTTTACAATTAGCTGGAAAAGAGATCATTAGATTTCACTCAATTTATTGACCAGTTATGTTAGAAGCTTTAGGATTAAAACAACCTACTCACTTACTAGGTCATGGGTGAATTTTAAACAAAAACACTAAGATGAGTAAGTCTTTAGGTAATGTTGTTGATCCAATTAAAATCATTGAATTATATTCTTCTGATGCTTTAAGATTTTATATTGCAAATGATTTACCAACTGAAAAAGATGGTAATTTTAGCGTTGAATTATTTATTGAATCATTTAATGCACATTTAGCAAATAACGTAGGTAATTTAATTAGCCGAACTAATAATATGATCACTAAATATTTTGATGGAATTATTGATTTAAATAATGTTAAATACGATCAAGAATTAATTGATTTAGGTATTAAAACAATTGATAATTACGTTTTTAATATGGATCAATACAAAATTAGTGAAGCTATTAAAAATGTTTTAGAACTATCTAATGCATGTAATAAATACATAGAAGTTAAAGCACCTTGAAATCTAGAAAAAGAAAATAAAATTGATGAATTAAAAACTGTTTTAGCTACTTTACAAAGAAACATTGCGATTATTTCTTATTTATTAAAACCTGTTTTAGTTGATTCATATAGTGATATGATTGAACAATGTGGATTAGAAAATATTGAAATTAACTTTAGTAATCTAAAGACTTTTTTAGGTATTAAATTTAATAAATTAGGAAATAAAAAAGTTATATTTAATAGAATTAAAGAATAA